A stretch of bacterium DNA encodes these proteins:
- a CDS encoding chemotaxis protein CheW, with the protein MEIELALFRLQNQQFGIEVKSINRILTSSLNKKTQKIHFEDVEIPTIDLTREFNLNNHKKRQKKEIILVEFDGIKKGLLVDEVLRILKVNLDKVKVIPSLIKTTAPKDHFWAVAQVEEELILLLDIRKLYTNGKW; encoded by the coding sequence ATGGAAATCGAATTAGCCCTTTTTAGATTACAAAATCAACAATTTGGCATTGAGGTTAAATCCATAAATAGAATTCTTACCTCATCTTTAAATAAGAAAACCCAAAAGATTCATTTTGAAGATGTTGAAATTCCAACAATAGATTTAACCCGTGAGTTTAATCTAAATAATCACAAAAAAAGGCAAAAAAAAGAAATTATCCTTGTTGAATTCGATGGGATTAAAAAAGGATTATTAGTTGATGAAGTCTTAAGGATTTTAAAAGTAAATTTAGATAAGGTTAAGGTCATCCCTTCCTTGATAAAAACTACTGCCCCAAAAGACCATTTCTGGGCAGTAGCACAAGTTGAAGAGGAACTCATTTTATTATTAGACATCCGTAAATTATACACCAATGGTAAGTGGTGA
- a CDS encoding chemotaxis protein CheW, with translation MVKVDKKTDKSEEEINTIQIVSFLIDNALYGMDISNVREIIKVGKITYVPGSAEYITGVMNLRGMVIAVVDMGNLLGFSKIVFSDQTRIIITEIQNQTLVGFLVDEIINIVNVSPDKIEPPPATLEKNRTKYIKGEVQMDGELMAILDLAEI, from the coding sequence ATGGTTAAAGTAGATAAAAAAACAGATAAATCTGAAGAAGAAATAAACACTATCCAAATAGTGAGTTTTTTAATAGATAATGCTCTGTATGGAATGGATATTAGTAATGTTCGAGAAATTATAAAGGTTGGTAAAATTACTTATGTGCCGGGCAGCGCTGAATACATCACAGGCGTTATGAATCTCCGCGGAATGGTCATTGCTGTTGTTGATATGGGTAATTTACTTGGTTTCTCTAAAATTGTCTTTTCTGACCAGACACGAATTATAATTACAGAAATACAAAATCAAACTCTGGTTGGATTCCTGGTGGATGAAATTATTAATATTGTCAATGTGTCACCAGATAAAATTGAACCTCCACCAGCTACTCTCGAAAAAAACAGGACTAAATATATCAAAGGTGAAGTTCAAATGGACGGTGAATTAATGGCAATATTAGATCTGGCAGAGATATAA